From the genome of Streptomyces sp. V2I9:
TTTCCCGTACCGGAATCACCCGTACCGGAATCACCTGTACCGGTGGGGTCCTCGGCGGAGTCACCCCGACCGGAGGCGGCGGCACCGGGGCCGCCGGAGCGCGTGATCGTCCCGTGTACCAGGTCGGGGTCCGCCACCCCCGGCCGCTCCTGCCAGAACACCGCGTCCCGCAGCCGCCACGCCACCATCAGGACCACACCGGCCAGGGAGATCACGATGCCGATGACGAGCGGCGGACCGAGGCCGAACCAGGAGGTGCCGCTGTAGGAGTTGGCCGGATCGGACATGTCGATGATCGAACGCACCAGCAGCCAGGTCAGCAGCCCGGCGCCGGCCACCGGGCCGAGGCCGATGAGGAGGAAGTTCCGCACGCTCTCGGTGAGGTGGCGGCGGTAGTAGACCGCGCAGGCCACCCCGGTGAGCGCGTAGTAGAAGGCGATCAGGAGGGACAGCGCGGTGAGCGAGTCGAAGAGGGCGTTCGTGGAGATCTGGTTGACCACCACGTACCAGGCGATGGCGACGCCGGCGACCCACCACGTACTGACGTCCGGCGTACGGAACCGGGGGCTGATGTGCCCGAAGTGCTGCGGCAGCGCCTGACGGCGGGCCATCGACAGGGTGGTCCGGGACGCCGGGATGATCGTGGTCTGGGTGGAGGCGAGCGCGGAGGTGGCCACCGCCAGCAGCAGGATCCAGTCCCAGCCGCCCAGGACGTCCCCGGCGAGCTGGGCGAAGACGAACTCCTCCTCGCCCGCGTTCTCGGCCAGGAACGCCGTACCCGCGAAGGCCACGACCGCGAAGGCGACCGACAGGTAGGTCACCAGGAGCACCACCGTGGACCACAGGCCCGCCTTGCCGGGGGCGCTCGCCGAGTCCTCCGTCTCCTCGGTGAGGTTGACCGCGGACTCCCAGCCCCAGTAGATGAACACCCCGAGCAGCAGCCCGCCGGTCAGCGCGGCGCCGCCCGCGCCGAACGGGTCGAGCCAGCCGGCGGCCGGCTCGACGGAGTCGAAGCCGGTCGTGCCCGCGTACACCCGGTAGAGCGCCACCACGACGAAGACCAGCAGGAACGCGATCTGGAGGAGGATCAGCGCGTTCTGCACCTTGGCCGACAGTTCGGTGCCGACGACGCACACCGCGGTCATCACGATGATGAGCAGCACGGTGAGCGACTGGCGTACGACGTCGTTCTCGACCCAGCCGTCCAGGCCCACCGCCAGCAGGGTGAAGCTCACCGCCACGTCGGCCAGCGAGCCCACCACCAGCACGCCGGTCATGGTGATGGCCCAGCCGCCCAGCCAGCCCGCCCAGGGGCCCATCGCCCGCGTCACCCAGGAGAACGTCGTACCGCAGTCCTGGTCGACCTTGTTCAGGTAGTAGAACGCGGAGGCGATCAGCAGCATCGGCACGAAGGAGGCGAACATGACGCCCGGCGCGTAGATCCCCACCAGGGCGACGATGGGGCCGATGACGGCGGCCAGCGAGTACGCGGGGGAGGTCGCGTTGAGGCCGATCACCAGGGCGTCGACGAACCCGATCGCGTTCGGCTTGAGGCCGACATCGGGTTCGTCCCGCACGGGGTCGTGGGCGTCGTGGGCC
Proteins encoded in this window:
- a CDS encoding APC family permease, giving the protein MAHDAHDPVRDEPDVGLKPNAIGFVDALVIGLNATSPAYSLAAVIGPIVALVGIYAPGVMFASFVPMLLIASAFYYLNKVDQDCGTTFSWVTRAMGPWAGWLGGWAITMTGVLVVGSLADVAVSFTLLAVGLDGWVENDVVRQSLTVLLIIVMTAVCVVGTELSAKVQNALILLQIAFLLVFVVVALYRVYAGTTGFDSVEPAAGWLDPFGAGGAALTGGLLLGVFIYWGWESAVNLTEETEDSASAPGKAGLWSTVVLLVTYLSVAFAVVAFAGTAFLAENAGEEEFVFAQLAGDVLGGWDWILLLAVATSALASTQTTIIPASRTTLSMARRQALPQHFGHISPRFRTPDVSTWWVAGVAIAWYVVVNQISTNALFDSLTALSLLIAFYYALTGVACAVYYRRHLTESVRNFLLIGLGPVAGAGLLTWLLVRSIIDMSDPANSYSGTSWFGLGPPLVIGIVISLAGVVLMVAWRLRDAVFWQERPGVADPDLVHGTITRSGGPGAAASGRGDSAEDPTGTGDSGTGDSGTGKGS